The following coding sequences are from one Rathayibacter sp. VKM Ac-2760 window:
- a CDS encoding LacI family DNA-binding transcriptional regulator, giving the protein MALRAGVSVGTVSNVLNRPDEVSDDSLARVNAAVESLGYIRNDAARKLRNGVSSTVGFVVLDGQNPFFNDVVRGAEDEASRHQIAVLYGNTDEDPSRERQYLDLFEEQQVRGVLIAPYGDISQRLEKLRGRGVPVVLVDRFSGDGRYSSVSVDSVAGGRMAAEHLIATGRRRLGFVGGPFEIRQVTDRLAGARVAVENSGIAVDLEVVATSALTVAQGVAAGARILARPRRDRPDALFAANDLVALGLLQALAVDGRMLVPEEIALIGFDDISFAAAAAVPLSSMRQPSSVIGRTALRVLLEEAADPELIPRQTVFLPELVERASTRPRR; this is encoded by the coding sequence GTGGCTCTGCGGGCCGGCGTCTCGGTGGGCACGGTCTCCAACGTGCTCAACCGGCCGGACGAGGTGTCGGACGACTCGCTCGCGCGCGTCAACGCCGCGGTCGAGTCGCTGGGCTACATCCGCAACGACGCGGCGCGGAAGCTGCGCAACGGCGTCAGCTCGACGGTGGGCTTCGTGGTGCTCGACGGGCAGAACCCGTTCTTCAACGACGTCGTGCGCGGCGCGGAGGACGAGGCCTCCCGCCACCAGATCGCCGTGCTCTACGGCAACACCGACGAGGACCCGTCGCGCGAGCGGCAGTACCTCGACCTCTTCGAGGAGCAGCAGGTGCGCGGCGTGCTGATCGCGCCCTACGGCGACATCTCGCAGCGGCTGGAGAAGCTGCGCGGCCGCGGCGTGCCCGTCGTGCTGGTCGACCGCTTCAGCGGCGACGGCCGCTACAGCTCGGTCTCGGTCGACAGCGTGGCCGGCGGGCGGATGGCGGCCGAGCACCTGATCGCGACCGGCCGGCGCCGGCTCGGCTTCGTCGGCGGGCCGTTCGAGATCCGCCAGGTGACGGACCGACTGGCCGGCGCGCGCGTGGCGGTGGAGAACAGCGGGATCGCGGTGGACCTCGAGGTCGTCGCGACCTCGGCGCTGACCGTCGCGCAGGGCGTCGCCGCGGGCGCGCGCATCCTGGCCCGGCCCCGCCGCGACCGGCCCGACGCGCTCTTCGCCGCGAACGACCTGGTCGCCCTCGGGCTGCTGCAGGCGCTCGCCGTGGACGGGCGGATGCTCGTGCCCGAGGAGATCGCGCTGATCGGCTTCGACGACATCTCCTTCGCGGCCGCCGCCGCCGTGCCGCTCTCCTCGATGCGGCAGCCGAGCTCGGTGATCGGGCGCACGGCGCTGCGCGTGCTGCTGGAGGAGGCGGCGGATCCGGAGCTGATCCCGCGGCAGACGGTGTTCCTGCCGGAGCTGGTCGAGCGCGCGTCGACGCGGCCGCGGCGCTGA
- a CDS encoding sugar ABC transporter ATP-binding protein, which yields MAADPPPALELARVVKAFGAVIALRSGTLAVHRGSIHALVGENGAGKSTLVKIIAGVHQRDAGEFLLDGAPVDFSSTAQSKAAGIAVIYQEPTLFPDLSVTENIFMGRQPRGRFGRIDRRAMRTEVVGLFERLGVRIDPDRPAEGLSIADQQIIEIAKAISLDATVLVMDEPTAALSGVEVERLFTVARSLRDEGRALVFISHRFDEVFSLCDTITVMRDGAYISTTATADATVDGIVREMVGRDITELFPKQKTEITDVLLEVSGLTSAGVFHDISFTVRAGEIVGLAGLVGAGRSEVARAVFGVDPYDSGSVTLAGGRIPPGRPSAAMRAGIALVPEDRRKQGLVLDSSVSRNITTAIQKSLSKGGLITGRAENSAAREWAARLEVKTDALDTVAGTLSGGNQQKVVLGKWLATDPKVLIIDEPTRGIDVGTKSEVHRLLSQLAGEGMGILMISSELPEVLGMADRVLVMREGRITAELDRADATSETVMLAATRGAAA from the coding sequence GTGGCAGCAGATCCGCCACCCGCACTCGAGCTCGCCCGCGTGGTCAAGGCGTTCGGCGCGGTGATCGCGCTGCGCTCCGGCACCCTCGCGGTGCACCGCGGATCGATCCACGCCCTGGTCGGCGAGAACGGCGCGGGCAAGTCGACGCTGGTCAAGATCATCGCCGGCGTGCACCAGCGCGACGCGGGCGAGTTCCTCCTCGACGGCGCACCGGTCGACTTCTCCTCGACCGCGCAGTCCAAGGCCGCCGGCATCGCGGTGATCTACCAGGAGCCCACGCTCTTCCCGGATCTCAGCGTCACCGAGAACATCTTCATGGGCCGCCAGCCGCGCGGCCGCTTCGGCCGGATCGACCGCAGGGCCATGCGCACCGAGGTCGTCGGCCTCTTCGAGCGCCTCGGCGTGCGGATCGATCCCGACCGCCCCGCGGAGGGCCTCTCGATCGCCGACCAGCAGATCATCGAGATCGCGAAGGCCATCTCGCTCGACGCGACGGTGCTCGTGATGGACGAGCCGACCGCCGCGCTCTCCGGCGTCGAGGTCGAGCGCCTCTTCACCGTCGCCCGGTCGCTCCGCGACGAGGGCCGCGCGCTGGTCTTCATCTCGCACCGCTTCGACGAGGTCTTCTCGCTCTGCGACACGATCACGGTCATGCGCGACGGCGCCTACATCTCCACCACCGCCACCGCCGACGCGACCGTCGACGGCATCGTGCGCGAGATGGTCGGGCGCGACATCACCGAGCTCTTCCCCAAGCAGAAGACCGAGATCACCGACGTCCTGCTCGAGGTCTCCGGCCTCACCTCCGCCGGCGTCTTCCACGACATCTCCTTCACCGTCCGCGCGGGCGAGATCGTCGGCCTGGCCGGCCTCGTCGGCGCCGGTCGCAGCGAGGTGGCCCGCGCCGTCTTCGGCGTCGACCCCTACGACTCCGGCTCGGTCACCCTCGCCGGCGGCCGCATCCCGCCGGGCAGACCGTCGGCCGCGATGCGCGCCGGCATCGCACTCGTGCCGGAGGACCGCCGCAAGCAGGGCCTCGTGCTCGACTCCTCCGTCTCGCGCAACATCACGACGGCGATCCAGAAGTCGCTCTCGAAGGGCGGCCTGATCACCGGCCGGGCCGAGAACAGCGCGGCCCGCGAGTGGGCGGCGCGCCTCGAGGTGAAGACCGACGCGCTCGACACCGTCGCCGGCACGCTCTCGGGCGGCAACCAGCAGAAGGTCGTCCTCGGCAAGTGGCTCGCCACCGACCCGAAGGTCCTGATCATCGACGAGCCGACCCGCGGCATCGACGTGGGCACCAAGTCCGAAGTGCACCGGCTGCTCTCGCAGCTCGCCGGAGAGGGGATGGGGATCCTGATGATCTCGTCGGAGCTGCCGGAGGTGCTCGGCATGGCCGACCGCGTCCTGGTGATGCGCGAGGGGCGGATCACCGCCGAGCTCGACCGCGCGGACGCCACCAGCGAGACCGTGATGCTCGCCGCGACCCGGGGGGCCGCCGCATGA
- a CDS encoding Gfo/Idh/MocA family oxidoreductase translates to MGYRQHLVRSILAIREQGGVLLSDGTRVQIEPLLVGRSEAKLAELAGKHGLTNWTTDLDAALADPRWQVYADFLVTKARVPAIKKAIAAGKHIYTEKPTAESYAEALEIAELAKEAGIKNGVVHDKLYLPGLQKLKRLIDSGFFGRILSVRGEFGYWVFEGDWQAAQRPSWNYRSEDGGGIIVDMFPHWNYVLENLFGPIEGVYAKATTHIETRVDESGAPYTATADDAAYAIFDLAGGITAQLNSSWAVRVDRKELVEFQVDGTLGSAVVGLFGAKIQPRVATPKPTWNPDLPETHDYAEDWQELPVNDVFENGFKTQWEQFIRHVVEDAPHEYDFFAGARGVRLAELGLESSREGRRIDVAALDAAADAEALAQAGAVQ, encoded by the coding sequence ATGGGCTACCGCCAGCACCTCGTCCGCTCGATCCTCGCGATCCGCGAGCAGGGCGGCGTGCTGCTCTCCGACGGCACCCGCGTGCAGATCGAGCCGCTGCTGGTCGGCCGCTCCGAGGCGAAGCTGGCCGAGCTGGCCGGCAAGCACGGCCTCACGAACTGGACCACCGATCTCGACGCCGCGCTCGCCGACCCGAGGTGGCAGGTCTACGCCGACTTCCTCGTGACGAAGGCGCGCGTCCCCGCGATCAAGAAGGCGATCGCCGCCGGCAAGCACATCTACACCGAGAAGCCCACGGCGGAGTCCTACGCCGAGGCGCTCGAGATCGCCGAGCTCGCCAAGGAGGCCGGCATCAAGAACGGCGTCGTGCACGACAAGCTCTACCTGCCCGGACTGCAGAAGCTCAAGCGTCTGATCGACTCCGGCTTCTTCGGCCGCATCCTCAGCGTCCGCGGCGAGTTCGGCTACTGGGTGTTCGAGGGCGACTGGCAGGCCGCCCAGCGCCCGAGCTGGAACTACCGCAGCGAGGACGGCGGCGGCATCATCGTCGACATGTTCCCGCACTGGAACTACGTGCTCGAGAACCTCTTCGGCCCGATCGAGGGCGTCTACGCGAAGGCGACCACCCACATCGAGACCCGCGTCGACGAGAGCGGCGCGCCCTACACCGCGACCGCGGACGACGCGGCGTACGCCATCTTCGACCTCGCCGGCGGCATCACCGCGCAGCTCAACTCCTCCTGGGCGGTGCGGGTCGACCGCAAGGAGCTCGTCGAGTTCCAGGTCGACGGCACGCTCGGCTCGGCCGTCGTCGGCCTCTTCGGCGCCAAGATCCAGCCGCGCGTCGCGACGCCCAAGCCCACCTGGAACCCGGACCTCCCCGAGACGCATGACTACGCCGAGGACTGGCAGGAGCTGCCCGTCAACGACGTCTTCGAGAACGGCTTCAAGACCCAGTGGGAGCAGTTCATCCGCCACGTGGTCGAGGACGCGCCGCACGAGTACGACTTCTTCGCCGGCGCGCGCGGCGTGCGTCTCGCCGAGCTCGGCCTCGAGTCCTCGCGCGAGGGCCGCCGGATCGACGTGGCCGCGCTCGACGCCGCCGCGGACGCCGAGGCGCTCGCGCAGGCGGGCGCCGTCCAGTGA
- a CDS encoding oxidoreductase, with amino-acid sequence MTSWSAADIPDQTGRTFVVTGANSGLGEATARALADRGASVVLACRTVEKGEAAAARMGGDVVVRRLDLADLVSVREFAEATGPIDVLVNNAGIMAVPEGRTKDGFELQFGTNFLGAFALTGLLLPRIADRVVSLSSLAHRFGTLDFDDLNWERRRYSAWPAYGQSKLADLVFAFELHRRLRRAGSSVGSMAAHPGMSVTELHTHTGGGQGAIMGAMMRAIGQSGDDGALPTLLAATSPDARSGAYYGPGGLGEVRGAPRQVNPNRAARDRDSARRLWDRAVELTGVSPLDAA; translated from the coding sequence ATGACCTCCTGGAGCGCCGCAGACATCCCCGACCAGACCGGCAGGACGTTCGTCGTCACCGGTGCGAACAGCGGACTCGGAGAGGCGACCGCGCGAGCCCTCGCCGACCGGGGCGCCTCGGTGGTGCTCGCCTGCCGCACCGTCGAGAAGGGCGAGGCGGCCGCCGCCAGGATGGGCGGCGACGTCGTCGTCCGGCGGCTCGACCTGGCCGATCTCGTCTCGGTGCGGGAGTTCGCCGAGGCGACCGGGCCGATCGACGTGCTCGTCAACAACGCAGGAATCATGGCGGTGCCGGAGGGGCGCACGAAGGACGGCTTCGAGCTGCAGTTCGGCACCAACTTCCTCGGCGCGTTCGCGCTGACCGGGCTCCTGCTGCCGCGGATCGCCGACCGCGTGGTGTCGCTCTCGAGCCTCGCCCACCGCTTCGGCACGCTCGACTTCGATGACCTGAACTGGGAGCGGCGCCGCTACAGCGCATGGCCGGCCTACGGGCAGTCCAAGCTCGCCGACCTCGTCTTCGCGTTCGAGCTGCACCGGCGACTGCGCCGGGCCGGCTCGAGCGTCGGCTCGATGGCCGCGCACCCGGGGATGTCGGTCACCGAGCTGCACACGCACACCGGCGGCGGTCAGGGCGCGATCATGGGCGCCATGATGCGCGCGATCGGCCAGAGCGGCGACGACGGCGCCCTGCCGACGCTGCTCGCCGCGACGTCGCCCGACGCCCGCTCCGGCGCCTACTACGGGCCGGGCGGTCTCGGCGAGGTCCGCGGGGCACCGCGCCAGGTGAACCCGAACCGTGCCGCCCGCGATCGGGACAGCGCACGCCGACTCTGGGACCGCGCCGTGGAGCTCACGGGGGTGTCGCCGCTCGACGCCGCCTGA
- a CDS encoding MFS transporter, whose protein sequence is MDHRTAPVLPLDESERAEPRTMPWLALALLAAMGFLLVAAETMPAGLLPVIADGMGTSEGVVGQFISVWALGTVLVTVPAISLTRGVRRKPLLLAAVAGLIVANTVTALSGDVVVSLVSRFVAGAFTGIVWGMLAAYGRRISPPRRAGLALSIVSVGAPVGFALGTPLGAWLGTALDWRWSFGGLSLLALITLVLIALVVPDAPGQPRTAEGSLPLARVLAMPGVAIVCLTIVVWMLAHNTIYTYIAPFLREGGSGLRPDLVLLVYGVSSIVGVAITAAVIDRFPRALLHSSIAAFVVAGLILLVGGGEPAAVLLASVLWGIGFGGASAQLQSALTRSGRENSDVANSFLPVAFNLAIFAAGIVGAVLLESLPAVVLAGLMAALGAVALAITLVGRRTAFTVDHLDAR, encoded by the coding sequence ATGGATCACCGAACCGCGCCCGTGCTGCCGCTCGACGAGAGCGAGCGCGCCGAACCGCGCACGATGCCCTGGCTCGCGCTCGCCCTGCTCGCCGCGATGGGGTTCCTGCTGGTCGCCGCCGAGACGATGCCGGCGGGGCTGCTGCCGGTGATCGCCGACGGGATGGGCACGAGCGAGGGGGTCGTCGGCCAGTTCATCAGCGTCTGGGCGCTCGGGACCGTGCTCGTCACCGTCCCGGCGATCAGCCTGACCCGCGGCGTCCGGCGCAAGCCGCTGCTGCTCGCGGCCGTCGCCGGCCTGATCGTCGCCAACACCGTCACGGCGCTCTCCGGCGACGTCGTCGTCTCGCTCGTCTCGCGGTTCGTCGCCGGGGCGTTCACCGGGATCGTCTGGGGGATGCTCGCCGCCTACGGCCGCCGGATCAGTCCGCCCCGCCGCGCCGGTCTGGCGCTGTCGATCGTCTCGGTCGGCGCGCCCGTCGGCTTCGCGCTCGGCACGCCGCTCGGGGCGTGGCTCGGCACGGCGCTCGACTGGCGCTGGTCGTTCGGCGGCCTGAGCCTCCTCGCGCTGATCACCCTCGTGCTGATCGCGCTCGTCGTGCCCGACGCTCCCGGCCAGCCGCGCACCGCCGAGGGGAGCCTCCCGCTGGCGCGCGTGCTCGCGATGCCGGGCGTGGCGATCGTGTGCCTGACGATCGTCGTCTGGATGCTCGCGCACAACACGATCTACACCTACATCGCGCCGTTCCTGCGCGAGGGCGGCTCCGGACTGCGGCCGGACCTCGTGCTCCTCGTCTACGGCGTGTCCTCGATCGTCGGGGTCGCGATCACCGCCGCGGTCATCGACCGCTTCCCGCGGGCGCTGCTGCACTCGAGCATCGCCGCGTTCGTCGTCGCCGGGCTGATCCTGCTCGTCGGTGGGGGCGAGCCCGCCGCAGTCCTGCTGGCGAGCGTGCTCTGGGGCATCGGCTTCGGCGGCGCCTCCGCCCAGCTGCAGTCGGCGCTCACCCGCTCGGGCCGCGAGAACTCCGACGTCGCGAACTCGTTCCTCCCCGTCGCGTTCAACCTCGCGATCTTCGCCGCGGGGATCGTCGGCGCGGTCCTGCTCGAGAGCCTCCCCGCCGTGGTCCTCGCCGGCCTGATGGCGGCGCTCGGCGCGGTCGCCCTCGCGATCACGCTGGTCGGCCGCCGCACCGCGTTCACCGTCGACCACCTCGACGCGCGCTGA
- a CDS encoding ABC transporter permease: MSTAQAPAQKRVPAAKPGTFSSGFGAFIRARETGILLALVLVVIATTAKNPTFLFSPDGWRDLLLTPSILILIAVGQAIVIITRSVDLSVGSILGLTAYLTGRLFLDVPGIPILAVFVAGIVFGGLLGLINGALVAFAKVPALVITLGTLYAYRGINVAWTGSDRINASDMPKDFLALGTGQFLTIPYLTIIALVVLIAAGWYLRNQRAGREFYAIGSDPDAARLYGLPVTRRILVAFVVSGALTGLAGVLYAARYGTVNSQAGSGYELDAVGAAVIGGVAIFGGSGTVWGAAIGAVLLLTINRALPILGVPDFWQRAVVGVLIIGAIVLDRVLSLRQSRKLLEERDDS; this comes from the coding sequence ATGAGCACCGCCCAGGCACCGGCGCAGAAGCGCGTGCCCGCCGCGAAGCCCGGCACCTTCTCCTCCGGCTTCGGCGCGTTCATCCGGGCGCGCGAGACGGGCATCCTGCTCGCGCTCGTCCTCGTCGTGATCGCGACGACCGCGAAGAACCCGACCTTCCTCTTCTCCCCCGACGGCTGGCGCGACCTGCTGCTGACCCCGTCGATCCTGATCCTGATCGCCGTCGGCCAGGCGATCGTCATCATCACCCGCTCGGTCGACCTCTCGGTCGGCTCGATCCTGGGCCTGACCGCCTACCTCACCGGCCGGCTGTTCCTGGACGTGCCGGGCATCCCGATCCTCGCGGTCTTCGTCGCGGGCATCGTCTTCGGCGGACTGCTCGGCCTGATCAACGGCGCACTCGTCGCGTTCGCGAAGGTGCCGGCGCTGGTGATCACCCTCGGCACGCTCTACGCCTACCGCGGCATCAACGTGGCGTGGACCGGCAGCGACCGGATCAACGCGTCCGACATGCCGAAGGACTTCCTGGCGCTCGGCACCGGGCAGTTCCTCACCATCCCGTACCTCACGATCATCGCCCTCGTCGTGCTGATCGCCGCGGGCTGGTACCTGCGCAACCAGCGCGCAGGCCGCGAGTTCTACGCGATCGGCTCCGACCCGGATGCGGCGCGGCTCTACGGCCTGCCCGTCACGCGCCGCATCCTGGTCGCCTTCGTGGTCTCGGGCGCGCTGACCGGGCTGGCCGGCGTGCTCTACGCCGCGCGCTACGGCACCGTCAACTCGCAGGCCGGCTCCGGCTACGAGCTCGACGCGGTCGGCGCCGCGGTGATCGGCGGCGTCGCGATCTTCGGCGGCTCCGGCACGGTCTGGGGCGCCGCGATCGGCGCCGTGCTGCTGCTCACCATCAACCGCGCCCTGCCCATCCTCGGCGTGCCGGACTTCTGGCAGCGGGCCGTGGTCGGCGTGCTGATCATC
- a CDS encoding LacI family DNA-binding transcriptional regulator: MAARRTTAAATLHDVARAAGVSLATASRVLNGSARKVQGEYRERVEAAAAELGYSANPAAQAVARGTTSTIALLVSDITDPYFSGIASGVIGAADAARLDVRIAVTDRDPDKELGLVRSLRGGRPRVIVLAGSRFAADRHRDALIAELQAYEASGGRVAMISQGGLPFPSVQVDNRAGARALAAALAEAGYRRCAIVRGPAAVLTSSDRVEGFREGFAAAGVDVDPSLIVEAPLTRDGAFETAAALLAERSGDIDLVFAVTDLMAVGVASAMRAAGVEPGAQMGVAGFDDAPIAEDVHPGLSTVAVPLAALGERAVAAALGDEADGASVELPTRVVLRASTPRRPEPAA, encoded by the coding sequence GTGGCAGCACGACGAACGACCGCCGCCGCGACGCTGCACGACGTGGCCCGGGCGGCGGGAGTGTCGCTCGCGACCGCGTCGCGCGTGCTCAACGGCAGCGCTCGCAAGGTGCAGGGGGAGTACCGCGAGCGGGTCGAGGCGGCCGCGGCCGAGCTCGGCTACTCCGCCAACCCGGCCGCGCAGGCCGTCGCGCGCGGAACGACGTCGACGATCGCGCTGCTCGTCAGCGACATCACCGACCCCTACTTCTCGGGCATCGCCTCCGGAGTGATCGGCGCCGCCGACGCGGCCCGGCTGGACGTGCGGATCGCCGTCACCGATCGCGACCCCGACAAGGAGCTGGGACTCGTCCGCTCGCTTCGCGGCGGGCGTCCGCGCGTCATCGTGCTGGCCGGCAGCCGCTTCGCCGCCGACCGGCACCGCGACGCGCTGATCGCCGAGCTGCAGGCCTACGAGGCGTCCGGCGGGCGGGTGGCGATGATCAGCCAGGGCGGGCTGCCGTTCCCCTCGGTCCAGGTCGACAACCGCGCCGGAGCCCGGGCGCTCGCGGCGGCGCTCGCCGAGGCCGGCTACCGGCGCTGCGCGATCGTGCGCGGGCCCGCGGCGGTGCTCACCTCCTCCGACCGGGTCGAGGGATTCCGTGAGGGCTTCGCGGCCGCGGGGGTCGACGTCGACCCGAGTCTGATCGTGGAGGCGCCGCTCACCCGCGACGGCGCGTTCGAGACGGCGGCCGCGCTGCTGGCCGAGCGCTCCGGCGACATCGACCTCGTCTTCGCCGTGACCGACCTGATGGCCGTCGGAGTCGCCTCCGCGATGCGCGCCGCCGGCGTCGAGCCCGGCGCGCAGATGGGCGTCGCGGGCTTCGACGACGCGCCGATCGCGGAGGACGTGCACCCCGGGCTGAGCACCGTCGCGGTGCCGCTGGCGGCCCTCGGCGAGCGCGCCGTCGCGGCCGCCCTCGGCGACGAGGCCGACGGCGCGTCCGTCGAGCTGCCGACCCGCGTCGTGCTCCGCGCGAGCACGCCGCGGCGCCCCGAGCCGGCCGCGTAG
- a CDS encoding DoxX family protein, giving the protein MTTTLDRPATTPTARRRALPGSSAGLLVLRLALGAVFLAHGWQKIAVDGLAATTEGFGAMGIPFAAVLAPVAAFTELLGGAAIIVGLLTRIAAAGLAITAVVALVVVHLPGGFFAATGGIEFVLVLAAGAVALALTGAGRLSVDALLRRRR; this is encoded by the coding sequence ATGACCACCACGCTCGACCGCCCCGCCACCACTCCCACCGCCCGCCGGCGCGCGCTGCCCGGCTCCTCGGCCGGACTGCTGGTGCTCCGCCTCGCACTCGGAGCCGTCTTCCTCGCGCACGGCTGGCAGAAGATCGCCGTCGACGGCCTCGCGGCCACGACCGAGGGCTTCGGAGCGATGGGGATCCCGTTCGCGGCCGTCCTCGCCCCGGTCGCCGCCTTCACCGAGCTGCTCGGCGGTGCGGCGATCATCGTCGGGCTGCTGACCAGGATCGCCGCCGCCGGCCTCGCGATCACCGCGGTCGTCGCGCTCGTCGTCGTGCACCTGCCGGGCGGCTTCTTCGCGGCCACCGGGGGCATCGAGTTCGTCCTCGTCCTGGCCGCGGGCGCGGTGGCGCTCGCGCTCACCGGAGCGGGTCGGCTCTCGGTCGACGCGCTGCTGCGCCGCCGCCGCTGA
- a CDS encoding HNH endonuclease signature motif containing protein yields the protein MSKDEDAAALAEVRDCFDDSAADERSTSPTRLRAAERLHRGYRLALAIPDAFARGASRSETRDLVERSIRAELALTFGLSEREISRRLETAQMLMEHLPLTRVLLRDAKILWDVGEAICRTASSLPEESRSALDERAAEAAVTMTTAQLRRALGRWREGLHEQPLAERHARAKEDRAVWVTPDVDGMATLCLHAPAPAVSGAYDRLRRIARTLRDEGDPRTLQQLSADAAVDLLCDGDIAGTTPDAEHRPDPTFVPGLRAEVRLTLAASTAVRLDDAPADLDGYGPVPAEIARELIRTAASFTRVLTDRDTGAVVSVGRTWRVPPPQMRLHVQLRDQTCRFPGCTRSASRAEADHSIEWRHGGETSLENLVSLCTSHHHVRHGDQWSYDRDDDDGSITWTTPTGRRISTRPPPLPGRPPEPPPRPRFVDVPAPF from the coding sequence ATGTCAAAAGATGAGGATGCAGCAGCACTTGCGGAGGTGCGCGACTGCTTCGACGACTCCGCCGCCGACGAGCGCTCCACCTCCCCGACGCGCCTCCGGGCGGCCGAGCGCCTGCACCGCGGCTACCGGCTCGCCCTCGCCATCCCGGACGCGTTCGCCCGCGGCGCGTCCCGCAGCGAGACCCGCGACCTCGTCGAACGCTCCATCCGCGCCGAGCTCGCCCTGACCTTCGGCCTCTCGGAGCGGGAGATCTCCCGCCGTCTCGAGACCGCGCAGATGCTGATGGAGCACCTTCCTCTCACCCGCGTGCTGCTTCGCGACGCGAAGATCCTGTGGGACGTCGGGGAGGCGATCTGCCGGACCGCGAGCAGCCTCCCCGAGGAGTCCCGCTCTGCGCTGGACGAGCGCGCGGCCGAGGCCGCCGTCACGATGACCACCGCGCAGTTGCGCCGTGCACTCGGCCGCTGGCGCGAGGGGCTGCACGAGCAGCCGCTCGCCGAGCGGCACGCGCGCGCGAAGGAAGACCGCGCCGTCTGGGTCACGCCGGACGTGGACGGCATGGCGACGCTGTGCCTGCACGCTCCGGCCCCGGCCGTGTCCGGGGCGTACGACCGGCTCCGGCGCATCGCCCGCACCCTCCGCGACGAGGGCGATCCGCGCACCCTTCAACAGTTGAGCGCGGATGCCGCCGTCGATCTGCTGTGCGACGGCGACATCGCCGGCACCACGCCCGACGCGGAGCACCGGCCGGACCCGACGTTCGTCCCCGGCCTCCGCGCCGAGGTGCGGCTCACGCTCGCCGCGTCCACCGCTGTCCGCCTCGACGACGCGCCCGCGGACCTCGACGGCTACGGACCCGTCCCCGCCGAGATCGCCCGCGAACTGATCCGCACCGCCGCGTCGTTCACCCGGGTTCTCACCGACCGGGACACCGGCGCCGTCGTCTCCGTCGGCCGCACCTGGCGCGTGCCGCCGCCGCAGATGCGCCTGCACGTGCAACTGCGGGACCAGACCTGCCGGTTCCCCGGCTGCACCCGCAGCGCGTCGAGGGCGGAGGCCGATCACTCGATCGAGTGGCGCCACGGCGGCGAGACCTCGCTCGAGAACCTCGTCTCGCTCTGCACGTCCCACCACCATGTGCGGCACGGGGATCAGTGGAGCTACGACAGGGACGACGACGACGGGTCCATCACCTGGACGACGCCGACCGGACGGCGCATCAGTACCCGGCCACCGCCGCTCCCCGGGCGACCGCCCGAACCGCCGCCGCGACCGCGGTTCGTCGACGTGCCGGCGCCGTTCTGA